A stretch of Alkalicella caledoniensis DNA encodes these proteins:
- the fliD gene encoding flagellar filament capping protein FliD, giving the protein MSGLRIGGLGSGMDTQMMLEQLMRAERMPLDRLKQQKQVLQWKQEDYRSMRTKLLNFRTTAADLNRTSNFSARTISSTNSDVVTGTASGSASVGTYTVEVIELGQKTFAHSKVEDGQGVLEGKLASSRINQLFGADELTGEFEINGVKFSFEAPPETPDKNIVYIDPTKESLNNVITKINNSKAGVNLVYDAREDKMFMSSKSEGEEIVFGGSSTFLTEALKFDVSVESEYYTIGNAARISVNGYELKENKSNNFTFAGVSFSAKQVGTSTITVKSDTDQVFNNIKNFVDQYNSLINSVNEKLFEPRNRDYPPLTDEQRETLSDREAEKWEEIARQGHLRNDTVLQGVLNDLRRVLGESVGDLDIRTLSQIGITTGDYKERGILHIDETKLRNAIENNPEDVRKLFMGDGETKGIATKLYDSLSSGMTRLGNQAGQSSAITDQSFIGRSIKRIDDRIFAFEDRLQRVEDRYWRQFTAMEKAMDQMYNQSQWLSQQLMGMF; this is encoded by the coding sequence ATGTCAGGATTAAGAATCGGTGGACTAGGCAGTGGAATGGACACTCAAATGATGCTAGAACAGCTAATGAGAGCAGAAAGGATGCCTCTAGACCGCTTAAAGCAACAAAAACAAGTATTACAATGGAAACAAGAAGATTATAGGTCAATGAGGACCAAACTACTAAATTTTAGAACAACAGCAGCTGACTTAAATAGAACTAGCAATTTTTCAGCAAGAACAATAAGTTCTACAAACTCAGATGTAGTAACAGGTACAGCTAGTGGAAGTGCTTCTGTGGGTACATATACTGTAGAGGTTATAGAATTAGGCCAAAAAACATTTGCTCATAGTAAGGTAGAAGATGGGCAAGGAGTCCTAGAAGGGAAACTAGCCAGTAGCAGGATTAATCAATTATTTGGCGCTGATGAATTAACTGGAGAGTTTGAAATAAATGGTGTGAAATTCTCTTTTGAAGCTCCACCTGAAACACCAGATAAAAACATTGTATATATAGACCCAACTAAAGAATCCTTAAACAATGTTATAACAAAAATTAACAACTCAAAAGCAGGAGTTAACTTGGTATATGATGCAAGGGAAGATAAGATGTTCATGTCCTCAAAAAGCGAAGGGGAAGAGATAGTTTTTGGTGGATCATCAACATTCTTAACAGAAGCACTTAAATTTGATGTTTCAGTAGAATCTGAATACTATACCATAGGAAATGCAGCTAGAATAAGTGTAAATGGATACGAACTAAAAGAGAATAAATCAAACAACTTTACTTTTGCTGGAGTTAGCTTTAGCGCTAAACAAGTGGGGACATCTACAATTACAGTTAAATCAGATACAGATCAAGTATTTAACAATATAAAAAACTTTGTAGACCAATATAATAGTTTAATTAACTCTGTAAACGAGAAGCTATTTGAACCTAGGAATCGTGACTATCCACCATTGACCGATGAGCAAAGAGAAACTCTGTCAGATAGGGAAGCTGAGAAATGGGAAGAGATAGCTCGTCAAGGGCACCTAAGGAATGATACTGTACTTCAAGGAGTTCTTAATGATTTACGTAGAGTTCTTGGAGAATCCGTAGGAGACTTAGATATTAGAACTTTATCCCAGATAGGGATTACAACCGGAGACTATAAAGAACGTGGTATCTTACACATAGACGAAACGAAACTTAGAAACGCCATAGAAAATAATCCAGAAGATGTACGAAAACTGTTCATGGGTGATGGGGAAACTAAGGGGATTGCCACTAAACTATACGACTCACTAAGTAGTGGTATGACAAGGCTTGGTAACCAGGCGGGACAAAGCTCCGCAATAACTGACCAAAGCTTTATTGGTAGGTCAATAAAGAGAATTGATGATCGTATATTTGCCTTTGAAGATAGACTCCAAAGGGTAGAAGACAGATACTGGCGCCAATTCACAGCCATGGAAAAAGCCATGGATCAAATGTATAACCAAAGCCAATGGCTAAGCCAACAACTGATGGGAATGTTTTAG
- a CDS encoding flagellar protein FlaG, which produces MRIDSVQSTQTKRVEPVSRELPKEQRTFSDNQNKNTDRNKQVKDAELQKAVELINETVQMVDKKFEFEVHKGTNRTMVKVVDKETEEIIREIPPEEVLNLVEKMNELVGLMMDKKV; this is translated from the coding sequence GTGAGAATTGACAGTGTACAGTCAACACAAACCAAAAGAGTAGAACCTGTAAGTCGGGAATTACCTAAAGAGCAAAGAACATTTAGTGATAACCAAAATAAAAACACTGATAGAAACAAACAAGTAAAGGATGCTGAACTACAAAAAGCTGTAGAACTAATAAACGAGACAGTTCAAATGGTTGATAAAAAATTTGAGTTTGAAGTACATAAAGGGACTAATCGCACCATGGTTAAAGTAGTTGACAAAGAGACTGAAGAGATAATCAGAGAAATTCCCCCAGAAGAAGTGCTAAACCTAGTGGAGAAGATGAATGAACTAGTAGGTCTGATGATGGACAAAAAAGTATAA
- a CDS encoding IS110 family transposase: MNLFVGIDVSSEKLDTCFLNSEDHILLKVSLPNSLVGARKIKEHIFQFNELIRYDRIIVGMESTSVYSFHPATFLAEDPELKSLGIEVAVINPKTISRFKGIFDEDKTDEIDAYRIADFLRFDRFNTSLIKEEKYVALQRLTRSRYQLICQLTEMKQHFLENLYYKCNTLTQEVDTSVFGATMMHLLTDSITLDEIADMPLEDLVTLLQEKGRGRFSDPEKLAKSISKAIRDSYRLGKVMQDSVDIVLASYAMMIKAVNNQIKEISKAIEKLFEIVPESKSLLSIPGVGPVYAAGIIAEIGQIERFENEAKLAKYAGLYWKRKQSGNFESERTTISKTGNHYLRYYLIEAANSVARYEPVYNKYYSRKYKEVPKHQHKRALVLTARKFVRMVDALLRNHQFYAPERSA, from the coding sequence ATGAATTTGTTTGTTGGTATTGATGTTAGTTCTGAAAAACTTGATACTTGTTTTCTTAATAGTGAAGATCATATTTTACTTAAAGTATCGCTCCCCAATAGTCTAGTTGGAGCTAGAAAGATTAAAGAGCATATTTTTCAGTTTAATGAGCTCATAAGGTACGACCGAATCATAGTAGGGATGGAATCGACTTCTGTCTATAGTTTTCATCCAGCGACTTTCTTAGCTGAAGATCCTGAGTTAAAGTCTTTAGGCATTGAGGTCGCTGTAATTAATCCTAAGACTATCTCTAGATTTAAAGGGATTTTTGACGAAGATAAAACTGATGAGATCGATGCATATCGTATCGCAGACTTTCTCCGCTTTGACCGCTTCAATACTTCTTTGATTAAAGAGGAGAAGTATGTGGCCCTACAAAGGTTAACTAGGTCGCGTTATCAGCTCATCTGTCAGTTAACTGAGATGAAACAACATTTTTTAGAAAATCTTTATTACAAATGTAACACCCTTACTCAAGAGGTGGATACATCTGTATTTGGTGCCACTATGATGCATTTGCTAACTGATTCTATTACCCTTGACGAAATCGCTGATATGCCTTTAGAGGATCTAGTGACTCTTCTGCAAGAAAAGGGTCGAGGTCGCTTTAGTGATCCAGAAAAACTTGCAAAATCTATTAGTAAAGCTATTAGAGATTCTTATCGCCTCGGAAAGGTCATGCAGGATTCAGTAGATATTGTTTTAGCATCTTACGCCATGATGATTAAAGCTGTTAATAATCAAATTAAAGAGATCAGTAAGGCAATTGAAAAGTTATTTGAAATAGTACCCGAATCTAAATCTCTGCTAAGCATACCAGGTGTTGGCCCTGTTTATGCTGCAGGTATAATTGCAGAGATAGGCCAAATTGAACGCTTTGAAAATGAGGCAAAGCTTGCAAAGTATGCTGGCCTTTACTGGAAGCGAAAACAATCTGGTAATTTTGAGTCTGAGAGAACTACTATATCTAAGACAGGAAACCACTACCTTCGCTACTACTTAATTGAAGCTGCCAATTCAGTTGCGCGATATGAACCTGTCTATAATAAATACTATTCTAGAAAATATAAGGAAGTCCCCAAACATCAACATAAAAGAGCTCTCGTTCTTACCGCAAGAAAATTTGTGCGCATGGTGGATGCGCTGCTACGCAATCACCAATTCTATGCACCGGAAAGGAGTGCATAA
- the csrA gene encoding carbon storage regulator CsrA, translating into MLVLTRKKGEGLVIGKDINITILEVKGDTIKIGIDAPKNINICRQEIYVDVQMENKKSNEAKGDLKALASLLTKK; encoded by the coding sequence ATGCTAGTACTAACAAGGAAAAAAGGAGAAGGACTAGTAATCGGTAAAGATATCAATATCACAATCCTTGAAGTTAAAGGTGACACAATAAAAATTGGTATAGATGCACCCAAAAATATAAACATATGTCGCCAAGAAATATATGTAGATGTACAGATGGAAAACAAAAAAAGTAATGAAGCCAAAGGTGATCTAAAAGCCCTTGCCAGCCTACTAACTAAAAAATAG
- the fliW gene encoding flagellar assembly protein FliW, with translation MELKSARLGTLEINEDKIITFPEGIPGFENLTKYIIIEEPETGGAFHWLQSVEDGDISLLLTRPTLFTDYTIEVEKEILADIGITEENVGETLTVVTLPEDFSKATTNLMAPVILNSETMQGKQVILTESKWSMKHPLFPAEQNQASQGGK, from the coding sequence ATGGAACTAAAATCCGCACGTCTAGGCACCCTGGAAATAAACGAAGATAAAATCATAACATTTCCTGAAGGAATCCCAGGCTTTGAAAACCTTACAAAATACATAATAATCGAAGAACCAGAAACAGGTGGAGCATTCCATTGGCTCCAATCAGTTGAAGATGGTGACATATCACTATTGTTAACAAGGCCCACATTATTCACCGACTACACCATAGAGGTGGAAAAAGAAATCCTTGCAGATATCGGCATAACCGAAGAGAACGTCGGTGAAACATTAACAGTTGTAACACTACCAGAAGATTTCAGTAAAGCCACAACAAACCTAATGGCGCCTGTGATTCTAAATAGTGAGACAATGCAGGGTAAGCAAGTTATATTAACAGAAAGCAAATGGTCAATGAAACATCCACTTTTTCCTGCTGAACAAAATCAAGCCTCCCAAGGAGGTAAGTAA